A genomic segment from Lutibacter sp. A80 encodes:
- a CDS encoding MbnP family protein — MKNLKNFILLAILSITFIACEDDDIPVANNVVLEFNNTFKGTTIVLGTDATTATVNTSEAGQTHYFSELKYVISNIRLINAEGIEIPYNVNNLDNGATVVDHSKPETLQYILNNIPTTEYTQIKFGLGVKTELNTLDQVSFPNFYATAGANDTQMHWEWGTGYRFTKIEGFYGEDSNQLSFHSGSTVEGTEGDESTYVPGVDAYRDITLNLPTNVIVGSNAPKINIEVDFDKLLSGAANTIELGVDNATPSIHTANNMVLFVDNIGGNGSTNVTGMFSIENVEN, encoded by the coding sequence ATGAAAAATTTAAAAAACTTTATTTTATTAGCTATTTTATCAATTACATTTATAGCCTGTGAAGATGATGATATACCCGTAGCAAACAATGTAGTGTTAGAATTTAATAACACATTTAAAGGTACTACTATAGTGCTTGGTACCGATGCTACAACTGCAACTGTTAATACTTCAGAAGCAGGACAAACACATTATTTTTCTGAATTAAAATATGTGATTAGTAATATTAGACTTATAAATGCTGAAGGAATTGAAATTCCTTATAACGTTAACAATTTAGATAATGGTGCAACAGTTGTAGATCATTCTAAACCAGAAACATTACAGTATATTTTAAATAATATTCCAACTACAGAATACACACAAATAAAATTTGGCTTAGGAGTAAAAACGGAATTAAATACTTTAGATCAAGTAAGTTTTCCTAACTTTTATGCAACTGCAGGTGCAAATGATACTCAAATGCACTGGGAGTGGGGTACAGGCTACCGTTTTACAAAAATTGAAGGATTTTATGGTGAAGATAGCAATCAATTATCTTTTCACTCTGGTAGTACTGTAGAAGGAACTGAAGGAGATGAAAGTACTTATGTACCAGGTGTAGATGCTTATAGAGATATTACATTAAACTTACCAACAAATGTAATAGTTGGTAGTAATGCTCCTAAAATTAATATTGAAGTAGATTTTGATAAGTTGTTAAGTGGAGCAGCTAATACAATTGAGTTAGGTGTAGATAATGCAACTCCGAGTATTCATACAGCAAATAATATGGTGTTATTTGTAGATAATATTGGTGGTAATGGTTCAACTAATGTAACAGGAATGTTTTCTATTGAAAATGTAGAAAATTAA
- a CDS encoding cytochrome-c peroxidase → MKIFIRNIAILLLLVSCNNNDYEIISYNNPDLVLNIPAGFPELNNSVYSNYPTKYGVELGEKLFFDKKLSADNTISCSSCHKQENAFADSNAIGIGIEGRVGLRNVPPIQNMAFMQVYNWDGNKRQLENQPLVPIITHEEMDSSILEVIGKIEADKDYIELFNKAFGDEAITPDRIYNSIAQYEYMLISANSKYDSVKRNEGAVFTESEAQGYQIFQEKCATCHSTELFTDQSFRNIGFPINPNIDEAGRARVTGVEEDYMSFRVPTLRNIEHTAPYGSFGQFATLKEVLDYFDNGVLDADNLDPVFKDNGNRIPLSEQEKLNLISFLKTLNDSDFLGK, encoded by the coding sequence ATGAAAATATTTATAAGAAATATTGCTATTTTACTGTTGTTAGTATCGTGTAACAACAATGACTATGAGATTATTTCTTATAATAATCCAGACTTAGTTCTTAATATTCCAGCAGGATTTCCAGAGTTAAATAATTCGGTGTATAGTAATTATCCTACAAAATATGGAGTTGAATTAGGTGAAAAATTATTTTTTGATAAAAAATTAAGTGCAGATAATACCATTTCTTGTTCTAGTTGTCATAAACAAGAAAATGCATTTGCAGATAGCAATGCAATAGGTATTGGAATTGAGGGTAGAGTAGGACTACGAAATGTACCTCCAATTCAAAATATGGCATTTATGCAAGTATATAATTGGGATGGTAATAAACGTCAATTAGAAAATCAACCATTGGTTCCTATTATAACTCACGAAGAAATGGATTCATCCATATTAGAAGTTATTGGTAAAATTGAAGCTGATAAGGATTATATTGAATTATTTAACAAAGCTTTTGGTGATGAAGCAATAACACCAGACAGAATATATAATAGCATTGCTCAATACGAATATATGCTCATTTCTGCCAATAGTAAATACGATAGTGTAAAAAGAAATGAAGGAGCGGTTTTTACAGAATCCGAAGCACAAGGTTATCAAATTTTTCAAGAAAAATGTGCAACTTGCCATAGTACCGAACTTTTTACGGATCAAAGTTTTAGAAATATTGGATTTCCAATAAACCCAAATATAGATGAAGCTGGAAGAGCAAGAGTTACTGGAGTTGAAGAAGATTATATGAGTTTTCGTGTTCCTACCTTACGTAATATAGAGCATACTGCGCCTTATGGTAGTTTTGGCCAATTTGCTACTTTAAAAGAAGTTTTAGATTATTTTGATAATGGTGTTTTAGATGCAGACAATTTAGACCCTGTTTTTAAAGATAATGGCAATAGAATTCCACTTTCTGAACAAGAGAAGTTAAATCTTATTTCATTTTTAAAAACACTAAATGACTCAGATTTTCTTGGGAAATAA
- a CDS encoding MTH1187 family thiamine-binding protein, with translation MSVLLEFAMFPMDKGESVSQYVSKLINMIRESGVKYQLTPMGTIIETETMPEALAIVQQSYDVLEPDCDRVYSTMTIDVRKGKSNCLTGKVKSVEKLIGEVNK, from the coding sequence ATGTCAGTACTATTAGAATTTGCCATGTTTCCAATGGATAAAGGTGAAAGTGTAAGTCAATATGTGAGTAAACTTATAAATATGATTCGTGAAAGTGGCGTTAAATATCAATTAACTCCAATGGGTACCATAATTGAAACCGAGACTATGCCTGAAGCTTTGGCCATTGTACAGCAATCTTATGATGTTTTAGAACCAGATTGCGACCGTGTGTATTCAACAATGACTATAGATGTTCGTAAAGGAAAAAGTAATTGCTTAACAGGAAAAGTTAAATCGGTTGAGAAATTAATAGGAGAAGTTAACAAATAA
- a CDS encoding serine hydrolase, whose protein sequence is MAKKQIKQILRILFIIASISSLWFVPWILVKAWILPLPNTVQEQVNKALDYDFDGMIVYVEQAGKQPEYYAAGWHDRKNKIPAYPQALFKIASITKLYVAVATTKLVKDGRLSLDKTLADYFPELAGRIQNSDKITLKLMLQHRSGIPNFVDHPDYWSKPPKNKQETLEYALDLPADFQPNEDYGYSNTNYMLISDLIDKTLGYSHQQYIKEEILIPLNLKNTFGSLHEVNIDDVMSGYYVGVEEDLKNEFSGLMIATTEDVGIFLRALNDGSVFNEGEQEIYSSVYEYKHTGLIVGYQSIAEYHKDIDTVIIQFNNTTNFNGYNWNLAEIIYNRIVKIVKKNSNT, encoded by the coding sequence ATGGCAAAGAAACAAATAAAACAAATTCTAAGAATACTATTTATTATTGCAAGTATATCTTCTTTATGGTTTGTTCCTTGGATTTTGGTAAAAGCTTGGATTTTACCACTGCCTAATACAGTTCAAGAGCAAGTAAATAAAGCTTTAGACTATGATTTTGATGGAATGATTGTATATGTTGAACAAGCTGGAAAACAGCCAGAATACTATGCTGCTGGATGGCACGACCGCAAAAATAAAATACCTGCATACCCACAAGCCTTATTTAAAATTGCTAGTATTACCAAGCTATATGTTGCGGTTGCTACTACAAAATTAGTTAAAGATGGACGCTTATCTTTAGATAAAACATTGGCTGATTACTTTCCTGAACTTGCTGGAAGAATTCAAAATTCAGATAAAATAACCTTAAAATTAATGCTACAACATAGAAGTGGTATACCCAACTTTGTAGATCACCCTGATTATTGGTCTAAACCACCAAAAAACAAACAAGAAACTCTTGAATACGCGCTAGATTTACCTGCAGATTTTCAACCAAATGAAGATTATGGTTATTCAAACACAAATTATATGTTAATTTCAGACCTTATTGATAAAACTCTAGGATATAGCCATCAACAATATATAAAAGAAGAAATTTTAATCCCTTTAAACTTAAAAAACACATTCGGATCACTACACGAAGTAAATATAGACGACGTAATGAGCGGATATTATGTTGGAGTTGAAGAGGATTTAAAAAATGAATTTTCTGGCTTAATGATTGCTACAACAGAAGATGTAGGAATTTTTCTACGTGCATTAAATGATGGTTCTGTATTTAACGAAGGTGAACAAGAAATTTATTCGTCTGTCTACGAATACAAACATACAGGTTTAATTGTTGGTTACCAAAGTATAGCAGAATACCACAAAGATATAGATACTGTTATTATTCAATTTAACAATACAACCAACTTTAATGGATATAACTGGAATTTAGCAGAAATTATTTACAATCGTATTGTAAAAATCGTAAAAAAAAATTCTAACACATAA
- a CDS encoding AraC family transcriptional regulator, with protein MQVFDNIKDYFVNSSEAVDDYSNSFYIRSIEVDNTKDHKIDEIYLKPHKRSFFEIAILYRTSVSIQIGNQTLQNKKNTLAIVSPFQTINYKRKGKKNNDIGYIINFKASLFENLNNSYDVQNEFPFFKLHSLPMYQLNDEDFKGIELLAKEIFEESRAGKLNNLNIITHLLLVLLYKIKRITHNNEGITSMNRNDIILAKFEQKILSNNTTFLSVKEYASMMNISAIYLSECVKKATGKSAQKIIIDYKILYSKTLLNQKDKTITEIAEILGFNEAANFNQFFKRNTGMTATQFRKSV; from the coding sequence ATGCAGGTATTTGATAATATAAAAGACTACTTTGTTAATAGTTCTGAAGCTGTTGACGATTATTCCAATAGTTTTTATATAAGGTCTATTGAAGTCGACAATACGAAAGACCACAAAATTGATGAAATTTATTTAAAACCACATAAAAGAAGTTTTTTTGAAATCGCAATTTTGTATAGAACTAGCGTGTCAATTCAGATTGGAAATCAAACGCTTCAAAATAAAAAAAATACGTTGGCAATAGTTTCACCTTTTCAGACTATAAATTATAAGCGAAAAGGGAAAAAAAATAATGACATTGGTTACATTATTAATTTTAAAGCCTCTTTGTTTGAAAATTTAAATAATTCATATGATGTGCAAAATGAATTTCCTTTTTTCAAATTGCACTCGTTACCCATGTATCAATTGAATGACGAAGATTTCAAAGGAATAGAATTATTGGCAAAAGAAATATTTGAAGAATCTAGAGCGGGTAAATTGAATAATTTAAATATTATTACACACCTATTACTTGTTTTACTTTATAAAATCAAAAGAATAACGCATAATAATGAGGGAATTACAAGTATGAATCGTAACGATATTATTCTTGCTAAATTTGAACAGAAAATTCTTTCAAACAATACTACATTTCTATCTGTAAAAGAATATGCCTCAATGATGAATATTAGTGCCATTTACCTCTCAGAATGTGTAAAAAAAGCTACCGGTAAAAGTGCTCAAAAAATAATAATTGATTATAAAATTTTATATTCAAAAACACTATTAAACCAAAAGGATAAAACGATTACTGAAATAGCAGAAATATTAGGCTTTAATGAAGCTGCTAATTTTAATCAATTTTTTAAACGTAATACAGGAATGACAGCTACTCAATTTAGAAAGAGTGTATAA
- a CDS encoding MATE family efflux transporter produces the protein MNSKYSLKDGPIFKLLLVYAGPAVLGLLINAFYNIVDRVFVAKYVGAEGLSAVTMAFPISLFQFGIVLLFGSGAGIFISKYLGESRPEKAEKVLGNMIAGLLIIAVIFTFAGLLLYKPLLSFLGARDELFQLSAEYLQIIIIGFPPSFALALEFTCRAEGNPRLPAILILVSSVINIVLDVVFMKYLNMGIKGAALATITAVSVNAVFIIRYYISGKSVIKFAWKNIKLQKEVILPVLSVGLAPFVMDISTSIQNLIANSLLLETGGTYAVAAMGIIFSVNIIFLMTALGTGDGMQPLVSFNVGAKRLDRNKTTLMYALLIVGLVGLLGIVQIELFPDFIINLFINDNDEIIRITEKALQIFAISIPFYMIQIVLTRYFQALQSNKTATFLALLRPILLFVPIVYFLKGLWGLNGIWFSFLFSDFLAVLVSFLMMKRVSYKRKKVMLKID, from the coding sequence ATGAATTCAAAATATTCACTAAAAGACGGTCCTATATTTAAACTATTATTAGTTTATGCAGGTCCGGCTGTTTTAGGTCTTTTAATAAATGCTTTTTATAATATTGTAGACAGAGTATTTGTTGCAAAATACGTGGGAGCCGAAGGATTATCTGCCGTAACAATGGCTTTTCCTATTTCTCTTTTTCAATTTGGAATTGTACTTTTATTTGGAAGCGGAGCAGGAATATTTATATCTAAATATTTAGGTGAATCTAGACCTGAAAAAGCAGAAAAAGTTCTAGGAAATATGATTGCAGGTTTACTAATAATAGCTGTGATTTTTACTTTTGCAGGCCTACTATTATACAAACCTTTATTAAGTTTTTTAGGAGCAAGAGATGAACTATTTCAATTATCTGCTGAATATTTGCAAATAATAATTATTGGATTTCCACCTTCATTTGCTTTAGCTTTAGAGTTTACTTGCCGTGCTGAAGGAAACCCGCGTTTACCTGCAATTCTTATTTTAGTATCATCAGTAATAAACATTGTGTTAGATGTGGTATTTATGAAGTATTTAAATATGGGAATTAAAGGTGCCGCATTAGCAACAATTACGGCTGTAAGTGTAAATGCTGTTTTTATAATTAGATATTATATAAGTGGCAAAAGCGTGATAAAGTTTGCTTGGAAAAATATAAAACTTCAAAAGGAAGTAATTTTACCAGTTTTAAGTGTTGGTTTAGCTCCGTTTGTTATGGATATTTCTACAAGTATTCAAAACCTTATAGCTAATAGTTTGCTTCTTGAAACTGGAGGAACCTATGCAGTTGCAGCTATGGGAATTATTTTTAGTGTAAATATAATTTTTCTAATGACTGCTCTTGGAACAGGTGATGGTATGCAACCTCTTGTTAGTTTTAATGTTGGTGCGAAACGCCTTGATAGAAATAAAACAACATTAATGTATGCATTATTAATAGTAGGTTTAGTTGGTTTATTAGGAATCGTTCAAATTGAGTTATTTCCTGATTTTATTATAAATTTATTTATTAATGATAATGATGAAATTATAAGGATTACAGAAAAAGCCTTACAAATTTTCGCTATATCTATTCCTTTTTATATGATTCAGATAGTGCTTACTCGTTATTTTCAGGCGTTGCAATCAAATAAAACAGCTACATTTTTAGCACTGCTGCGTCCAATTTTACTTTTTGTACCTATAGTGTATTTTCTAAAGGGACTTTGGGGGTTAAATGGAATCTGGTTTTCGTTTTTATTTAGTGATTTTTTAGCAGTTCTGGTTTCTTTTTTAATGATGAAAAGAGTTTCTTATAAAAGAAAGAAAGTAATGTTAAAAATAGATTAA
- a CDS encoding type II toxin-antitoxin system Y4mF family antitoxin codes for MKTLKQFVKERRKEVNLTQEEFADRAGVALTVIRKIEQGKTNLNLEKVNQVLKMFGHTLVPISEKELNNQLDETS; via the coding sequence ATGAAGACGCTTAAACAGTTTGTTAAAGAACGAAGAAAAGAAGTAAATCTAACTCAAGAAGAGTTTGCAGATAGAGCTGGTGTTGCTTTAACTGTAATCAGAAAAATAGAACAAGGGAAAACAAATTTAAACCTTGAAAAAGTAAATCAAGTTTTAAAAATGTTTGGGCATACATTAGTGCCAATAAGTGAAAAAGAACTAAATAATCAATTAGATGAGACAAGCTAA
- a CDS encoding HipA N-terminal domain-containing protein has product MRQANIFYNTVYCGLLTETNDGDYTFQYDNDYINNYPEQFITFTMPVSDTVYRDKRLFSFFEGLIPEGWLLNIASKSWKINPNDRMGLLLACCKNCIGAVSVEPKINSDEE; this is encoded by the coding sequence ATGAGACAAGCTAATATTTTTTACAATACAGTTTATTGTGGGCTTTTAACTGAAACAAACGATGGAGATTATACGTTTCAATACGATAATGATTATATAAATAATTATCCAGAACAGTTTATCACATTTACAATGCCAGTTTCAGATACTGTTTATAGAGATAAAAGACTGTTTTCTTTTTTTGAAGGTTTAATACCAGAAGGATGGTTATTAAATATTGCATCAAAAAGTTGGAAAATTAATCCGAATGATAGAATGGGGTTATTGTTAGCTTGTTGTAAAAATTGTATAGGAGCAGTAAGTGTTGAACCAAAAATAAATAGTGATGAAGAATAA
- a CDS encoding HipA domain-containing protein → MKNKCLYCYKELKGEVDFHKKCSLEFFGSETPPKLPYSLVQMSELAKSVVERSVAVPGVQPKLSMTLIEEEKLKSDKRLTVVGALGGNFIFKPPSENFVEMPENEHLTMRMAELYGISVVPSSLIRLESGELSYITKRVDRREDGSKIHMIDMFQITEAFDKYKGSMERVGKALDLYASNTLLDKLRFFELTVFSFITGNNDMHLKNFSMIKTNIGWSLSPAYDLLNVTIVNPDDKEEFALTIAGKKRKISAEILTHFGLGLGLNSKQINSVYKRFKKQKGKVLSLINCSFLSEEMKQEYINLLEDRFMKIILKKDK, encoded by the coding sequence ATGAAGAATAAATGTCTGTATTGCTATAAAGAACTTAAAGGTGAAGTTGATTTTCATAAAAAGTGTAGTTTAGAATTTTTTGGTTCAGAAACTCCTCCAAAATTACCGTATTCATTAGTTCAAATGTCTGAATTAGCTAAAAGTGTAGTTGAAAGGAGTGTTGCTGTTCCAGGGGTGCAACCGAAATTATCTATGACATTAATAGAGGAGGAAAAACTAAAGTCGGATAAAAGGTTGACTGTTGTAGGTGCTTTAGGTGGTAACTTTATTTTTAAACCGCCGTCTGAAAATTTTGTTGAAATGCCAGAAAATGAACATTTAACAATGAGAATGGCAGAATTGTATGGAATTTCCGTTGTACCTTCTTCTTTAATTAGATTAGAATCGGGTGAATTATCATATATAACAAAACGTGTTGATAGGAGAGAGGATGGATCTAAAATTCATATGATAGATATGTTTCAAATTACCGAAGCTTTTGATAAGTATAAAGGCTCTATGGAACGTGTAGGAAAGGCGTTAGATTTGTATGCTTCAAATACATTATTAGATAAATTACGTTTTTTTGAATTGACAGTTTTTAGTTTTATAACTGGAAATAACGATATGCATTTGAAAAATTTTTCAATGATAAAAACTAATATTGGATGGAGTTTATCTCCAGCATATGACTTGTTAAATGTTACTATTGTAAATCCTGATGATAAAGAAGAGTTTGCCTTAACAATTGCTGGGAAAAAAAGAAAAATATCTGCTGAAATATTGACTCATTTTGGATTAGGTTTAGGTCTAAATTCTAAACAGATTAATAGTGTTTATAAGAGGTTTAAAAAACAAAAAGGTAAAGTGTTAAGCTTAATTAACTGTTCTTTTCTCTCTGAGGAGATGAAACAAGAATATATTAATTTATTAGAAGATCGATTTATGAAAATTATATTGAAAAAAGATAAATAG